ttaAAGGGTAAGTactaggggactgccaggataactccCTTAGGTTTAGCCTAAAGTCAAACAAGTTGGTTgatacagtggttccacacccactgccgtaACAGGTAGATAGTACATACCACCTCCAGATAAATAGAACATACAATGTCCAGGTAGATAGTACATACTGCCTCCACATTAGTGtcataaaattacatttaaaggggttttccgagactttaatactAATGATCAGTATCCGACACTCAGGACCCCCgctttcagctgtttgagaaggcagcgccacggccttctccagcttttcccaGGCCAAGTGATGACATGtttttatcggtcacatggcctaggcgcagatcaatgtacggcgctgtgttcGATGAGCATGGAGAGggccgcagcgctcacaggaaAGCCAGTGCATTctgaaatagctgatcggcagggggtgtcgtgtgtcggacccccaccgatcagatactgatggcctttcggaaaatccctttaatgtaatACAGCCTCCAGATCAGTAGTCTATACAACATGCAGATTAATAGTTGCTCTGCCGGCTGCTTGCATATTAGATGCATTGGACCTTCGTCTAACAATCTAACCAATCCCTTTCTCAGGTCGCCATCCCTGGTTCGGTCACATCAGACACAGCTGAATTCAGACCTAACTGCCTACTTGAAAAGCAACTGCAATGGAGACGTCTGCATCTTAAGTGCCACAGAGTGGCTGCAAGACAATGCGGAGACCTACCTGCACCCAGTGACCCCTACAGATAACGTACAAGGGGCAGCGCCATCAGAAGACGCCATGTTTACTAGATTGTGGATTTACAGTCACCATATATACAATAAGCAGAAGAGGAAATATATATTAGAGTGGTCAAAGGAGTTGGGACTGTCTGGCTTCAGCATGCCGGGGAAACCtggcattgtgtgtgtggaagGAGCACAGGAGTCCTGTGAAGAGTTTTGGTCCAGGTGTGTACAAGCTTCTCTGTGGGCTGGATGGAATGGGTTATCCGAGCctggaaatgccccccccccccccccccccccaaaattgctttcgaaggtgtacatagcctttaagttaaaggggttttcccatctcagacaatggggccatatcgctaggatatgcacccattgtctgataggtgcgggtcccacctctgggacctccaccgagaacagatccccaaaagttgtggagggcgcactgcgcatgcgcagccaccctccatccatttctatggggctgctgaaaatagccgagccctgGCTCAACTATTTCCGTcgcccccatagaaataaatgggagcggtggccgcgcaatcgcagtgctctcccattcactactatggggagaACGCTTGGTGGTGGCAAGACCAGCACCTTCCCAACTTTTTAATGCCGGACTTAAATTCGATATGACTGAAAAGAGGAAACAGGCCACTGACCAAAGCTAGTAGATGGCTATTGGCCAACTGCTGAGGACTTGTGACACGTGGCACCATACTGACAGGTACAACCCCTACGTGATGGAAACCTGGAGATTGCCTGGATGCCCCGGTGGATAGGAAGTTTTCAGTGGATCCTGCATGGATCATCTGAATCCACCAAGTGATTGCTAGTGTTTTTCTTCTGCTTCGTACTATGTGATGTTTATTATCTCTTTCAGGATTAGGAAACTGACCTGGAAACGCATTTTAATTAGACATAGAGAAGATGTCCAGCTGTCCTCCTCAGCGGCTCAGACGGAAATACAGGATCTGAGAAAATTCCCCGCTCTAGAGGAGAAAGCATTTGATGTACATGGATCAAGAGGAAACCACATGGATCTGGGCCAACTCTACCAGTTCCTCCAGGGAAAAGGATGTGCGGAGGTCTTCCCTATGTACTTTGGGATTGAGGGCCGATAGAGGATCGTGGGAAGTAGTCTGGAGATGTGGACACttttaataaattgttccctttttatttgttttgttcagtaataggcaataggtcattatggtaggacaacccttttaaatatactgtagattatgtacaatctgaggaggttacgatttggtaaatttcatgccagacatttattcttaaagtggttaaagggtttgacttactaatgtattgtgattatccatattgtctcctttccatcacattatacacagcatgtatccgtggttattaccaccgtgtaatccagcagtggtggccgtgcttacacactatagggaaaggctggaagtgctcataggcaaacacctttacctatagtgtgcaagcacgaccaccgctgctggaatccacggtggtaataaccacagatacgtgctgtgtataatgtgatggaatggaggcaatatggacaatcacaatacattagtaagtgccttgtattaactttctctacatgataaataccaattgctgaagtgagacgaccgcTTTAAGggtgctacacttaatagggttaggcataaatgtcttgctgtgtgcattgcgtgtttcctatgcgt
This is a stretch of genomic DNA from Bufo gargarizans isolate SCDJY-AF-19 chromosome 3, ASM1485885v1, whole genome shotgun sequence. It encodes these proteins:
- the RWDD2B gene encoding RWD domain-containing protein 2B: MTSYEEAEAQISELDLLSSMFPNDEEFSITDQLALAELRDYTETRTTVPPSFQIQFTLTIKLGDTGSVQHTLTLHCSYPPHYPNVPPEIVVRSPSLVRSHQTQLNSDLTAYLKSNCNGDVCILSATEWLQDNAETYLHPVTPTDNVQGAAPSEDAMFTRLWIYSHHIYNKQKRKYILEWSKELGLSGFSMPGKPGIVCVEGAQESCEEFWSRIRKLTWKRILIRHREDVQLSSSAAQTEIQDLRKFPALEEKAFDVHGSRGNHMDLGQLYQFLQGKGCAEVFPMYFGIEGR